From the genome of Mya arenaria isolate MELC-2E11 chromosome 5, ASM2691426v1:
GATTGAACCATTCTACGTGGGACAAACAGTCAAGATGGAGTGCTCGGCCAACATCGGCTCCTACAACGGTACTGCCCAGATCCGCTGGTTGAAGAGTAACATTGTTTCTGGCCGTCCCCTCGCTCCGTACTACAGTCTTGATATTCCTCAGTCCATGGGCAACTGTGTGTATAAACAGACGGATTCTGTGACATACAATATGACGGCCCAGGATGCTACTAGAATGGCTGACAACAGACTTTATTTTCAGTGCTACGTTTACATTCCTGGCATAAGCTGGGAAACACCTGTAGACCAACGATGgaatttcaaaatcattgtCTGTTAGTGTAAATCACTAATTGTACTTTACCGTTTAGTATAACTGATGTTTAAGGTACATAAATgtacaattaaaaacatattttccctATGCAGAATTTGTTTCTGTGAAcgaatttaaaatactttcgAAAAAATGCGTCCTTCCATCCGTCACACTGGTGTACactaaaataacttcaaaactactgaTGTGACTAAAATGAACCCTGATATATAGAATAGTGCCCAAGAGCCGTAATTCTATCACGCATTTTATTGTGTTATCTCCCCTTAACCATTTTTTCATACTGGGTGTTAGTCCGGGCTTTAACTTGGATAATCTTAAAAGGATTTGAATAAGCCAGGTATATACATAGATAGCAGCTTTGTGCCCATTTAGCTAAAATTTTGCTGGGATCCGAGTATTGTTTCTgagatttaatatatatatattagacaCCTGTCATCTGCatgatcatatatataaatatatatgaattctTGCTGTGTTCacaaatatataacagtataaTCGAAAATACTATACAGGGTCAAGCCAACTAACTCAGCTTTCAAAGATGTTTGTGAAAGCGCAATTCTCTAGCCTTACAGACACTTAACGAAATGCACAAAGCGTACAAAACAGCAACAGTCATATGACACATGCAACCGTACATTTCAAGATATATTGATACATACTGTCGTTACAACTCACagtcaaatgtacatgtaacgtTTACTCATAAAATTCACACGCATATGTATTATCGACTTCCATAAGTCACAGGCAAATGTTCATTCCAAGTAACAAATTCACAAGCCAATCCATCTTGTAACATTATGTTGCATAttgttttttctgttttcttGTATACATCAGTAATAAGAATCAGTAGCAAGTTCGCGGAGCAATGCAAATGCTTCTACTTCTATAGAAGTCTCAAATAACTGTATCTTCTAACTCTTGGCACCTGAAAGGGAAGGACAAACAATGAACATTCATGTTTACATTACAAATGATATAGGGATGATGCGTGCAAAATAATTCATAGTTTGACTTATCCATGTCCACATACGTTACCTTTACATTTGAAACTATTgacttttttgtcttttatcTCAGTTCTATCTAATTGCACACATGACTGTTTATGGTTCATCAACAGGCAACTGttcgtaaacatgtaaatgacGAATGAAATCACAATGTAATACTTTATCAATGAACAGCCAAATATGGGGACTTGAGTCATATTGAATAATACTATTATTCACAAACTACGCGCAGTTCGTAAGTTTGTGCACTTCGTTTCACAGTACTGAGAatctgtttaattatttttgtttattaaatgctATTACTATGATATTTTATCGACAAATGTACTATATCGGGCTGCATACGCACACTTATAGTTAGTTTACATTATCATGCTATAAAAACATATAGCTCAAAAACATTTGTGTCATTCATTGGTATTTCTTGCGAAGTATTCCATTTGAATCATACTGGATTGCAAACTTATTCACGGCAACTTTCGAGGATTTGTGTCAATGACTTTCTTGTATAATTAAAACTGATCCCTCAATTAATTCCAGTTAAGACATGTGAAGTTATTGTTTACCAACTTAAGcgcaatattttttcaagtcaTCTGCATGAAACTTCGATAAACTAATAATATGctacataaacaaaattacGTCAATGATGAATTATTGGTTCTCATTGACACCCTTTAACAGTTATGCTAAAAATAAACCTCCAGCCATTTTACTTTATTGTGAACGAAATAACTCGATTATGTTAAGCCTGAACTTTGATCCAATTCACTATGAACATATACATACCATGGGCAGTATACTGATGTTCCAAAGGCGCTGTATATACATGCTCATATGTACTGGCTTGAGGTTTCTTCGGGTTTATTTCGTTTTCATAACTAAAACACAGTTACAATAGCGTATTACATTTGGTAATCAATATATCTCCATGTGTGTTcctaaatgcaaaaaaaaactgtatgcCCTTGaggaaaatgttaaataaagtgGCAAGCAAGGAATATAAAAGAGGCCCGGGCTGATCCATGTCTGGTGTGGCTATGTATTCCGGCCACATGTAATATAAGGACGGCCCGGGTAGATCCACGTCTGGTGTGGTTATGTGTTCTTGCCATGTGTCTGTGTATTCCGGCCCCATGCAATATAAGAACGGCCCGGGTAGATCCACGTCTGGGTCTGGTGTGGCTATGTGTTCTTGCCATGTGTCTGTGTATTCCGGCCCCATGCAATATAAGAACGGCCCGGGTAGATCCACGTCTGGGTCTGGTGTGGCTATGTGTTCTTGCCATGTGTCTGTGTATTCCGGCCACATGTAATATAAGAACGGCCCGGGTAGATCCACGTCTGGTGTGGCTATGTGTTCTTGCCATGTGTCTGTGTATTCCGGCCCCATGCAATATAAGAACGGCCCGGGTAGATCCACGTCTGGGTCTGGTGTGGCTATGTGTTCTTGCCATGTGTCTGTGTATTCCGGCCCCATGCAATATAAGAACGGCCCGGGTAGATCCACGTCTGGTGTGGTTATGTGTTCTTGCCATGTGTCTGTGTATTCCGGCCCCATGCAATATAAGAACGGCCCGGGTAGATCCACGTCTGGTGTGGTTATGTGTTCTTGCCATGTGTCTGTGTATTCCGGCCCCATGCAATATAAGAACGGCCCGGGTAGATCCACGTCTGGTGTGGCTATGTGTTCTTGCCATGTGTCTGTGTATTCCGGCCACATGTAATATAAGAACGGCCCGGGTAGATCCACGTCTGGTGTGGCTATGTGTTCTTGCCATGTGTCTGTGTATTTCGGCCACATGTAATATAAGAACGGCCCGGGTAGATCCACGTCTGGTGTGGCTATGTGTTCTTGCCATGTGTCTGTGTATTCCGGCCACATGTAATATAAGAACGGCCCGGGTAGATCCACGTCTGGTGTGGCTATGTTTTCTTGCCATGTGTCTGTGTATTTCGGCCACATGTAATATAAGAACGGCCCGGGTAGATCCACGTCTGGTGTGGCTATGTGTTCTTGTCATGTGTCTGTGTATTTCGGCCACATGTAATATAAGAACGGCCCGGGTAGATCCACGTCTGGTGTGGCTATGTGTTCTTGCCATGTGTCTGTGTATTTCGGCCACATGTAATATAAGAACGGCCCGGGTAGATCCACGTCTGGTGTGGCTATGTTTTCTTGCCATGTGTCTGTGTATTTCGGCCACATGTAATATAAGAACGGCCCGGGTAGATCCACGTCTGGTGTGGCTATGTTTTCTTGTCATGTGTCTGTGTATTCCGGCCACATGTAATATAAGAACGGCCCGGGTAGATCCACGTCTGGTGTGGCTATGTTTTCTTGCCATGTGTCTGTGTATTTCGGCCACATGTAATATAAGAACGGCCCGGGTAGATCCACGTCTGGTGTGGCTATGTGTTCTTGCCATGTGTCTGTGTATTTCGGCCACATGTAATATAAGAACGGCCCGGGTAGATCCACGTCTGGTGTGGCTATGTTTTCTTGTCATGTGTCTGTGTATTTCGGCCACATGTAATATAAGAACGGCCCGGGTAGATCCACGTCTGTTGTGGCTATGTGTTCTTGCCATGTGTCTGTGTATTTCGGCCACATGTAATATAAGAACGGCCCGGGTAGATCCACGTCTGGTGTGGCTATGTGTTCTTGCCATGTGTCTGTGTATTTCGGCCACATGTATTATAAGAACGGCCCGGGTAGATCCACGTCTGGTGTGGCTATGTGTTCTTGTCATGTGTCTGTGTATTTCGGCCACATGTAATATAAGAACGGCCCGGGTAGATCCACGTCTGTTGTGGCTATGTGTTCTTGCAATGTGTCTATATATTACGGCCCGATGTTATATAAGAGAGGAATGGGTTGTGCAACGTATGGTGTGGCTATGTTTTGCAGCTATGTGTCTATCTGATTGATTGGTATACGATTCTTTCAAGCTTTCAAATGACATTTgtgcatttcaaataaattatagaTAATGCATATCATTAAAAACACTATCATTCGAAtgtgagctaaaaatgattattggtttaaactttttgctactgaggttgtttctgtagtttttcacataagtattgcaTTAAGTATTTATATGGTTTTTGgtattcattttacattattCCAAGAATAATAAATGTAACTTACTCCTTTGGTTCCTTTGAAGGTTCTTCTGGAAACAAACAAGTACGCTTTTAAGatagttatatttcatttcaaggCAATATTAGTTGTTTTTCAATGATAGATTTGTCAATATCCGTTTTGCAATTAACCTCAATATACAGAGCAAATACAGTAATTGCCTTGATTTCAATTGAAAACCAGAAtcatattttcttgaaaaataaaggTCCAAATACGAAAGACCCATCGATAATTCATTTAGATACcttcatttattaaatacataaaaaaataaactgagTATTTATGTAATCAAACTGAACAAGTAGGCGCACAATGTAATCTTTAACCGtcttaataattttaacatgtcctatttcatttttattcatgcAAGTCATGATCAATGTCGATGTGAAGATGTGAATGAATATTTACCCAGCTCTGAATAGGCGGCATTTTCTCTGGCGTGAAGACGCTCATAAGAGGAGGCTTCGTTGTTGGGGCTGCCAGCACTTATAATGGTTAATGTAATGATGACAGAAAATTCAACTTTACTCCGTGCATTTAGAACGATTTTTATGGGACTCAACATAATATAGACTTATGCGTGGCATAGAAGGCTAACTACAATTTTAAGATATGTGTTTAATAATGGCAAAAGCAAACACATTATATCAAGATGTTCCTcatctttgttttgaaattttatatatactataatagataattagatataaattatttatgtaccCAGATTGTCCAGCAGCAGTCATGCCTGAAAAGatcaatgcatatttatataaggTGATGTATTTTTGGATAGCGATACTGAATGGCTTGCCGCCAACAAAAGGATTCGGACCAGCTTGCTTTGGGAATGTAAGCCTAGCAGTTACCGCTATCTAATTAAGCGTATgcctttgatttgttttatataacgtattaaatattaaaattaaattaataattatgatttttcaACGTTGCAGCagaagttcaaaatgttttatttaaatctttaagTCTAGGCTATCATTATTGTCGaaacttttaattaattgcttTCATTCGTAAATACTAACAATATACTAaaattttgtgaaattttatGTGATATCGGCATTcacatttatttgatattcgGAAAACAAAGGAATCATGTCAGGTTGCGTACGCCATCATACGTCTACTATGGACCGTAAGCATTTACATACGGCAAATCTATGGGCTTAAAATTGAttaattatgaaattgaaaCTAAAGGGAAAATTCAAGAAACCAAGCTGTATGCCATATCATTTCATCCAATTACTATtgcatttcaaatgaaatcgTCGAGGTGTTGTGAAAGACTTGATATCGTCGTCTTCGTCTTTTGCGGCGTCAGCGGCATCGTTGTATATTTTAATCATGGTCATTTCTAAAGGACCGttcaatatattgaaatgaaacttggtgataatacacacatgcataacaatACTTATATCTCAGActttaataataagtttaaacgTTATATACTATATACCAACCGGAAGAAAgttgcacgagagtgtggtattgtgttgtGAGAGAAACTGGAG
Proteins encoded in this window:
- the LOC128235823 gene encoding neuroblast differentiation-associated protein AHNAK-like, whose protein sequence is MWPKYTDTWQENIATPDVDLPGPFLYYMWPEYTDTWQEHIATPDVDLPGPFLYYMWPKYTDTWQEHIATPDVDLPGPFLYYMWPEYTDTWQEHIATPDVDLPGPFLYCMGPEYTDTWQEHITTPDVDLPGPFLYCMGPEYTDTWQEHITTPDVDLPGPFLYCMGPEYTDTWQEHIATPDPDVDLPGPFLYCMGPEYTDTWQEHIATPDVDLPGPFLYYMWPEYTDTWQEHIATPDPDVDLPGPFLYCMGPEYTDTWQEHIATPDPDVDLPGPFLYCMGPEYTDTCYENEINPKKPQASTYEHVYTAPLEHQYTAHGAKS